From Cyprinus carpio isolate SPL01 chromosome A7, ASM1834038v1, whole genome shotgun sequence, a single genomic window includes:
- the LOC109087723 gene encoding transmembrane protein 250-like: MPVIPIPRRVRSFHGPHTTCMHSACGPARTAQLVRTKYNNFDLYLKSRWMYSFIRFLLYFGCSLFTSLLWVALSALFCLQYVSVRIFLRLQYKLSVILLLLGHHRLDFGILNDLFIYSMHVTMFLIGGLGWCFMVFVDM; this comes from the coding sequence ATGCCTGTCATTCCCATCCCACGGAGGGTTCGCTCCTTCCACGGCCCTCACACTACCTGCATGCACTCCGCCTGTGGCCCTGCGCGCACCGCCCAACTCGTACGCACCAAATACAACAACTTTGACCTATACCTGAAGTCTCGATGGATGTATAGTTTCATCCGATTCCTTCTTTATTTTGGCTGCAGCCTTTTTACATCCCTCCTCTGGGTGGCGCTGTCTGCACTCTTCTGCCTGCAGTACGTGAGCGTGCGAATTTTCCTTCGCCTTCAGTATAAGCTGTCTGTCATTCTCCTGCTGCTGGGTCACCACCGGCTGGACTTCGGCATCCTCAATGATCTGTTTATATACAGCATGCATGTTACCATGTTTCTGATTGGAGGCCTGGGATGGTGTTTCATGGTCTTTGTAGATATGTGA